Part of the bacterium genome, GCTGTTTCTCTGCGTCCAAGACATTTGCCATGGCCGGCGAGGCTATCCGCCTCGCCCGCCTCAACGTCCTGGACGACTCCCCGTTCTATGGCCGGTTTTCAGGTGATCACGTATGGCCGCTTTTGGGTGTTCACCGAGGCAAAGAACTCTACGAGCAGTATCACGATCAGGTCGAATTCATCGTCGTCTACGTCAAGGAAGCCCATGCCAGCGATCGATGGTGGCTAGGTCGATCGCGATCACAGCGGTTCGTGAATGATCTCACTGGCCAACTCGCGCGCACCGATGTCAAGGAACCCGTGACCCTTGCCCAGCGACAACGGGTGGCCGCCAGCTGCCAGGCCACCCTCTTCGATGGCGTCGTCCCGCTCTACGTGGACGAGATGGACAACCACGTGGCCACGCTCTACACGGCCCGGCCCACGCGGATCTACTTCATCGACCGGGAAGGCCGCGTCATCTACAACCCGGGCATCGGCCCGTTCGGCTTCAACCCGGACCATCTCGAGCCCGTGATGGAGGCCTATCTCTCCAAGGGGTAGGCCTGCGTCAGTTCTTCGCGCTCTCGAGGTGGCTCTCGATCGCCGCCTCCCACTCGTCGGGCCGAAAGAACATCGGCCCCATGCCGCCCTTGTACGCGACGTTTCCATCGGCACCGATCAAGTAGAGCCTCTCCGGCACCGCTGCGTAGTTCCGTGCCACGGCGTCGTCCATTTCATCGACGACGGCCGGGGGCTCGAGAGCGAGCTTCAACATGCACGCCTCGCCCACCTCGATGCGTTCGTCCATCGACTGGTGCTGGGCAAACAGGACGGCGTCCTGCTCGTTCTCCTTCACCTGCCAGCCATCCGTCGGATGGATCTCCTTGATGTAGACCACGTAGAAGGCGACCTGATCCTGGAAGCGGCGATAGATACGGTTGATGGACCCAGCCTGGGCCCGGAAAGGCGGTCAGGTATAGCTGCCGAAGACGAGGGCGACGGGTCGGTCGCCGAAATGAGACGAGAGCCGAAGGGTCTCGTCTTCGGGGCCACTGCCCGGCAGCCAGGCCAGCTCGAAATCCGGTGCCGGGGCTCCCTGCTGCACGGAAGCCGCTTCGATCGGCATCAGCTCGGCCACGGTCTCGGCGGCACCGGGCGCTGCCATGGCATCGCGAAGATCGTCGAGGGAGAGGCCCGCCATGTCCTCTTTCTCGAGCTGGGCCAGCATGCCGTCGATCATGTTGCGGGTCGGGTCATCGGCCATCGGGTTCTCCTGGTCGAGAGATCACCAGCATAGCACCGAGGGCGGCTGCGGATGCCGGTTGACAGTGAGTTGCCGAGACGCGCCGGTCTAGCCAGCCTCGCCCTTCCAGACCGAAATCTCGACCGCGTCCGGAAGGTCGGAGTATTCGAGCTTCGCGGGCCGGTTCTCCGAATCGTATCGGCCGCAGCTGCGGACGTAGGAGAGATACGGCTCGGCGCCGAAGAGCGGCCCCACGTTGTCGGCCATGACGATGCACCCCGGGGCAAGCAACTGGTGGGCCTCGAGGAGCTTCAGATCCGGCAGGTAGAGATCCTTCCAGTGATCGAGAAAGACCAGATGGAAGGGACCCTCGAGGGTCGGAATCCGATCACTCGACGAGCCCTCGATGATCTCCACCTGCTCGGCGAGCCCTGCGATGGCCACGTTGTCCCGAGAAGCCTCCGTAGCTTCCGGGCTCTTCTCGACGGAGACCAAACTACTGCCCGGACCGAGCTGGTTCGTGATCATGATCGCCGAGTAACCGCAGAAGGCACCGAGTTCGAGGACCCGGGCCGGCCGCGGCAGGCGGGCGATGAGTTCGAAGAGCAGCGGACCCTTCTCGGGGCCCACGTTCATCAGGAAGCGGGTGTCGCGGGCGAACCGGTCCAGGGTGCGAAGGACGTCGTCGGGATCTCCCTGTTTCGCATGCGCAGCAACGTAGTCGCGTGCCTGCAGCGGCCTCGGTGGAGCACCACGCAGTCGGTCGATGATGAAGTCCCGGCCCTGGCGGAGCGTCCAACCAAGGGCCGACGGGGCGAGGAAACGCCAGAACTGCATGTGGGATGCGTAGCACAAGCCCGGCCGGCGAAGCCCGTCGCACCAGCGGCGAGAGACGGCATGCACCTCTCCCGCGCTAGGCTTCTTCGCATGCCTCCCCGTCCCGGCCGAGCCGGCTCCTTTCGCTACGTCGGTATCCTCTACGTCCTTGCGATCGCCGCCGCCTGGCTCGTGTGGGCCCAGGCCGACCTGCATCCGCATTGGGCTCTTCTCTGCGGCTTCGCAGCCGCCACGGCCGTGACCTTCGTCGCGGCGCTCCACGCAGACAACGGCTCCGTCTTCGATCCGTGGTGGAGCGTGCTCCCGCCGTTCGCGGCCTTGTGGTTCACCGGGCTCTCGGATGCCGACGGCTTGACCGCACGGCAGATTGCGGTCCACGCGGTGGTCTGGTTCTGGTCGGTTCGGCTCACGATGAACTGGGTCGTGGGCTGGCCGGGCCTCAGCCATGAGGACTGGCGTTATGTCGACCTGAAGCAGAGCTGGCCCGTGCCGAAATGGGTCGTCTATCTGGTCGGGGTTGAAGGCGGGCCCATGCTCTTCGTCTGGCTCGGTTGCCTGTCGCTCTACCCTGCACTGGCGCTCGGCGACGCCAGTTTCGGCATGCTGGATGGGCTGGCGCTCTTCGTGGGTCTGGGCGCGGTCGCCATCGAACTCGCCGCCGACGAGCAACTGCGAGCCTTCGGCGAAACCAAGCAGCCGGGCGACCTGATGGACCTCGGGCTTTGGCGTCTTTCCCGGCACCCGAACTACTTCGGTGAGATTGCATTCTGGGTGTCGCTCTGGCTCTTCGCCGTCGCGTCGGCGCCCGGCGTCTGGTGGGTAGTCGCCGGCCCCCTGGCGATGATCGGGCTGTTTCTGGGCGCAAGCATTCCGATGCTCGACAAGCGGAGCCTCGCACGACGGCCCGGCTATGCGGAGTATTCGCGCAGAACCCCGGCTTTGATCCCCTGGCCGCACCGCCGGGATTCCTGAGCCGCCTTCGAGGCGGCGAGATCGACGCAACTCCGCGGGCTTCAGTCCAACCTCGGCCTGGACGATTCATCCCGGGCCGGAGGTGCATCATGGCCCTGAACCGCGTTTCCCGAATCCTTGCAGGCCTCAGCCTGGGCGTTGCTCTGCTCGCCTGCAGCGATGCCAGCATCGAAAGCATGGTCCCCGGAGGCGGCATCATGACCGGTGAACTCGAGTGCTGGCTGCGCCTCGAGTTCGATGAGCCGCCGGCGGGCATCGACCCGACCGAGGTGTATGTCGTGTTCCGATCCGAAGCGCTCGCCGAAGACACCGAGTTCGACTGGTCGTATATCGCCGCCCACGATGTGGTGAGTGGCAGCGACTTCGGTTCCGGGAATCGTCCCAACACTGAGACGACTGCCGACACCCCTCCGCCCGCTGGGGAGACCCTGAAGGTGCGGTTTCCGCTCGACGCAAAGCGACGGCTCCTGTCGGCGCCCCTGGGCCCTTTGTGGCTCGAAGCGGAGCTGTGGTGGGGTGACGAGGTGCAGGACAGCTCGAAGAGCGACATCCAGCGGCTCTACCGTTCGGAAGACGATCCCTCCACGTTGCCCGGGTACTAGAGGTCGGCCCTGTCGTGGGGCGTATCATCGGTAACGGTGATCTCCTGTGTCGGCTCTCGGGAGCACCGCACCGGGCTGGAGTGCCCCCGAAGGACTGAAACCGCTCAGGCGCGCCCGGTGTCGAACCGGTCGTGATGCGAAGAGCACCCATTGCGCTGCTCAGTGCTCTCCTCTCTTTCGTGGTGCTCGCGGCTCCTCGATCCGGGCATGCGGGCGGCCCAGAGGCGAGCCTCCGCGAGCCTGTCCCAGCACTATTCGACGAGCCTCTCTCTGTTCGTCTCGATCACCCTCTCCTCAGCACCACCCAGATCGTTGGATCCACCTTCCGACTCCCGCTCCACGGCTTCGTGGCCCACCGGATGTGCCGCGGCGATTCGGAGATGCGCCAGCAAGTGCTTGAATCTCTTCGCGCTCTTCCCGCGGAAGCGAAGGACCAATCCGACGTGAGTTGGCGAGCTGCCCACGTGGCTCTGCTGGGTTCATGCCTGGATCCAGAATCTGTCTGCAGCTGGATGAGGAGCCAGTTGCCCCACGAAACTGATGGCACCGGACGCGACTTGATGTGGGATCGCCTCGCCGCCTGCGGGAGCTTCGACGACCTTCCACGATTCGAGAACGAGGGGGTGCCTGACGAGGCACTGATCCGATACGTCGAGGAGGTTCCCGCACCCGGTGTCTACTCGGAGCGGCTGGCCACCTTGGTCCGGGAACGCGTGATCCTTGGCGATACGGCTTCGCTTCAGCTCCCCCTCGTCGCTTTTGGCAAGCAGAATGGCGGGAAGAACGTGGCTTTCCTCCTCGATCTCCTGCGCACGGAAGACCGGAGTGACGTTCGTTGGGCCATTGGAGAACAGCTCATGCGCCAGGCCGATCCAGCTGTCGCGGCCGTCGGACTAGAGGAATGCCGCCGCCACCTGGCCGAGCGGATGGAGAAGTGGCGAACGAACGGCGCACCCATCCGCGGATCTCCCCTTCGCTGGGGATCTCCTTGCGAAGGGGACTATCTGTTTCGCCGTCCCGCCTCGCCCCTGCTCCGGTCGAGCCAAAGCCCACCGAATCCAATGCCACGAGAGTTCGGGACCCATGGCGGCTGGCTCGACGAGCACGCAACGATTTTGCGGAACCTGACACTGCTCGTTCGGCCGGATTTGGACGAAGCAGTCTTCGTCGAAGGTGTTCCAGCCCTCGACGCGATCCCGACCGGTATCGATGACCGCCCTACCCAGGTCTTCGTGAACGGGGACGTCATCGTCCTTCCCCTCCCACCCAACGCGCAAGAAGAGGATCCCGCATACGTCGAGTGGGTTAGGGGCCAGATCGAGGAAACACTCGCGGGCAAAGGCGTCCTCGAGGGCTTCAAGCAGGCCCGCGCCATCGATGCCTACGTGGCTGACCGACGCTTCCGACTCCATGTCCCACAAGAAACCGAGGCCGAATTGATCGACTTCGCGAACCGGCTGCTCCAGGCCGTGGCGAGTACGTACCGGATCGGCCTCGACCCGAACGGCCAGCCCGCGGCAATCCCCGCACCGTGAGGATTCTACCAATGAGACCCGACTTCATTCGGCACGTCAGCAAACTCGCTTCGGGAAAGGTCCGTTGGCCCGGTTCGGATGAAGTACTGGCAGTGCGTACACCGCTTTCGCGGCCGCTCGGGCTCACTCGGCTCGGAATCCACCACGAGGTGCTCCAGCCCGGACACCGCAGCAGCCTTCCGCACGCCGAAGCTACTGAAGAGGAGTGCGTCTACGTGCTGGAGGGAAACCCGCAGGCATGGATCGATGGCGAACTGCATCCGCTTCGCCCCGACGACATCGTCGCCTTCGAACCGGGGACGGGCATCCGGCACACGATCACCAACCCCACCGATCAGCCTGTGCGGCTGCTGGTGATCGGCGAGCGAGTTGCCGTGGGTCGGAAGCGGATGACGCGTTTCCTCGCCTGGCTCGGAGAGACCCATCCGGAGATCGGTGCTCCAGAGGATCGTCCTTCCGAAGAGTTGATCGCCCTCGCCAACGAATTCGAGGGAGGCCGGGTTCGCGAAAACCGGGGTCTCCGGGAGAGCTGGCACGTCGGTTTCATCGACCACCTTCGCGAGCGGCGTTCAGACTTCGAGCCCGACTGATCTCACGGGGAATGCGGATGTTGTCGGTGGTCGGGAATCGGGCACACCGCGCCTTCGCTGAAACCTTCGGCTTCCACGGCGAACCCGCGATTGAATCGCGCCAGGAAGTTCTCCCACGCCACCGTGGCAGTGAGTTCGATCAGCTGGGCTTCGTTCAATCGCGAGCGCAGTGCTTCGAAGAGCTCGTCGGATACATCCGCCGGCGTATCGGAGAGCGCAACCGCATAGTCGAGCGCCAGCTTTTCGAGTTCGGAGAAGGAGTCACATTCTTCGGCCATCGAAACGCCAAGAATCTCCTTCTCTGTCAGGCCTTCGGCTCTGCCCACGGCAGAGTGGATGTCGATTCAAGCCGGGCAGCCGACGCGCATGGCGACGCGCAGGTGCACGAGGCGCTTCAAACGGGTGGGCAATTCGTTCCAGCGGTCGACACCTGCCATGAAGATCGCCCAGGAGAAGAACACCCTCTTGTGATGCCCCAGCAGTTGAGCAGCACTCGAAGCCTTGCCCATCCGCCGTCGGGACAGGTAGTTGAAGAAGCGGGCAAACCAACCGGCTTCGCGAATCGAGAGCAGACGTATGCGTGCCAAATCGGGCCCTCCTGCGAATGATCAAGGGTACTGGGCGGGCCGGGCGATCGTCAGAGCCAATCGTCTCGCGTCTCGACGGACCAATTCCGGCTGGACACGCAGCGCCGCGGGATCAAGGGAGAAGCGCTGGGAGTTAGTCGGAGCGGCTCTTCACCGTGAGCCCGCCCATGATCACGCGCCCCGTCACCACGAACAGGAGATCGGCGCCCGGAAATCCTCGGTCTCCGGGCTCCTCCCCCGTCAAAACGCGTCGTAGCAGCGGTCGTACGCCGCTTCGGCCGCTCTCATGCTTCACTTCGCCCATCACGGCCATCACTTCCTGCATCTCGACCTCGGCGCCCCGGGGAACGATCAATTCGATCTCGCCGAGAACGACGTCGCAGTGGATCTCGATCATCCCGTCCGGCGGAAGCTCTGCCTCCCGGAAATCCAGCTTCAGGGCGCCCAGGACTGAGCGTGCTCGGATGCGATCCGCGACTTCCCAATTTCCGGCGCGCTCGACGGTCCCCAGTACGGTGGACACCCGTTCGTAGGTGACCTCGTCGAGGGCCGAATCCTTGTCTCCGGAGGTTGCGGGCAGATCTGCGTCGCCCCGCGGGTCCAGGTCTACAGGCTCGACGGTCTTCTGGGCGGTGTCTCGAGGCCTGGTGGGGCGATTCACATAGCGAGCATTCCAGATCACTCGTACCGTCACCATGCAGCGGAATTACTGCAGGCATCGGGTGCCTCCGGCGGGAGGGAAGGCAGCGCTACCCTGCCCTGCTGGCCAGGCTGCGCCTCCCAACAGCTTGGGCGGCCGCCGACAACGATCACGCGAAATGAAAGGAGGCGCCATGAATGCCGCCGGGCCTGGAGTGGCAATCCTGACCGGTGCGGCATCCGGGATTGGCCGCGCGATCGCGCGGACACTGGCGGCGGACGGCTACAGCCTGGAGCTGGTGGACGTCAACGGCGAAGCGCTCGGCGATCTCGTAGACACGCTTCGGGAACAAGGTGGCACCGCGCAGGCAAATGTCTGCGATGTCGGGGACAGGCAACAGGTCCAGCACGTCGTCGCGGAGATCGCCGCGCGCCACGCTGGAATCGATCTGCTGATCAACAACGCGGGAATCACCACCTACGACACGGTTTCAGGCACCACGCTGGACGACTACGACCGCATCATGCGGGTCAACTTCGGCGGCACCGTGCACTGCACCAAAGCCCTGCTTCCAACCCTGCTATCCCAGGGGCGCGGCCACATCGTCAATCTCTCCAGTGTGTTCGGGCTGATCGGAGCACCGCTCCAAAGCGCATACAGTGCCTCGAAATTCGCCATTCGAGGTTTCAGCGAAAGCCTCCGCCAGGAGTTGCTCGGGACGGGGATCGACGTCAGCTGCGTCCACCCGGGTGGCGTGCGTACGGGCATCGTCGCCAGCGGGCGGGTGGGTGAGAACCGGTTGGCAACCACGGGGGCGGCGGCCTTCGATACCGATTTCGAGCGCTTCAGCCGGCTGACGCCGGATCAGGCTGCTCAGCAGATCGTCGCCGGCATCCGAAAGCGCAGGGCACGGATCCTGGTGGGCATCGATGCACACGCTGTAAGCGGAATGAGTCGGCTCTTCCCAGTCTTCTACCAGAGACTCAATCAATGGTTGGGCCGTCAACGATGAGTCGCAAGACGCTGTTCATGTCGGGAGCGATCGCCTTCCCTACCCTGGCGCCGATGATGAAGAGATCGATCGCAATTGGCATCGTCCTG contains:
- a CDS encoding cell wall-active antibiotics response protein, translated to MIWNARYVNRPTRPRDTAQKTVEPVDLDPRGDADLPATSGDKDSALDEVTYERVSTVLGTVERAGNWEVADRIRARSVLGALKLDFREAELPPDGMIEIHCDVVLGEIELIVPRGAEVEMQEVMAVMGEVKHESGRSGVRPLLRRVLTGEEPGDRGFPGADLLFVVTGRVIMGGLTVKSRSD
- a CDS encoding SDR family NAD(P)-dependent oxidoreductase produces the protein MNAAGPGVAILTGAASGIGRAIARTLAADGYSLELVDVNGEALGDLVDTLREQGGTAQANVCDVGDRQQVQHVVAEIAARHAGIDLLINNAGITTYDTVSGTTLDDYDRIMRVNFGGTVHCTKALLPTLLSQGRGHIVNLSSVFGLIGAPLQSAYSASKFAIRGFSESLRQELLGTGIDVSCVHPGGVRTGIVASGRVGENRLATTGAAAFDTDFERFSRLTPDQAAQQIVAGIRKRRARILVGIDAHAVSGMSRLFPVFYQRLNQWLGRQR
- a CDS encoding DUF1295 domain-containing protein, whose protein sequence is MPPRPGRAGSFRYVGILYVLAIAAAWLVWAQADLHPHWALLCGFAAATAVTFVAALHADNGSVFDPWWSVLPPFAALWFTGLSDADGLTARQIAVHAVVWFWSVRLTMNWVVGWPGLSHEDWRYVDLKQSWPVPKWVVYLVGVEGGPMLFVWLGCLSLYPALALGDASFGMLDGLALFVGLGAVAIELAADEQLRAFGETKQPGDLMDLGLWRLSRHPNYFGEIAFWVSLWLFAVASAPGVWWVVAGPLAMIGLFLGASIPMLDKRSLARRPGYAEYSRRTPALIPWPHRRDS
- a CDS encoding O-methyltransferase, which encodes MQFWRFLAPSALGWTLRQGRDFIIDRLRGAPPRPLQARDYVAAHAKQGDPDDVLRTLDRFARDTRFLMNVGPEKGPLLFELIARLPRPARVLELGAFCGYSAIMITNQLGPGSSLVSVEKSPEATEASRDNVAIAGLAEQVEIIEGSSSDRIPTLEGPFHLVFLDHWKDLYLPDLKLLEAHQLLAPGCIVMADNVGPLFGAEPYLSYVRSCGRYDSENRPAKLEYSDLPDAVEISVWKGEAG
- a CDS encoding cupin domain-containing protein; translation: MRPDFIRHVSKLASGKVRWPGSDEVLAVRTPLSRPLGLTRLGIHHEVLQPGHRSSLPHAEATEEECVYVLEGNPQAWIDGELHPLRPDDIVAFEPGTGIRHTITNPTDQPVRLLVIGERVAVGRKRMTRFLAWLGETHPEIGAPEDRPSEELIALANEFEGGRVRENRGLRESWHVGFIDHLRERRSDFEPD
- a CDS encoding deiodinase, yielding MNRIYRRFQDQVAFYVVYIKEIHPTDGWQVKENEQDAVLFAQHQSMDERIEVGEACMLKLALEPPAVVDEMDDAVARNYAAVPERLYLIGADGNVAYKGGMGPMFFRPDEWEAAIESHLESAKN